In Thalassophryne amazonica chromosome 13, fThaAma1.1, whole genome shotgun sequence, the sequence tggcaaactccaggtgggctgccatctggccactctaccatacaggcctaattggtggatcgctgcagagatggttgtccttctggaaggttttcttctctccacagaggaatgctggagctctgacagagtgaccatcaggttcttggtcacctccctgactaaggcccttctctcccatcactcagtttagatgtgtggccagctcgaggaagagtgctggtggagccgaacgtcttccatttatggatgatggaggccactgtgctcattgggaccagtagcagaaatgtttctgtacccttccccagatttgtgcctcgagacaaggcTGTCTCGGAAGTCTACagacattttctttgacttcatgcttggtttgtgctctgacatgcactggcaactgtgggacattatataTAGACGTGTGTTCCTTTCCAATTCATgtacagtcaactgaatttaccccaggtggactccaattaagctgtagaaacatctcaaggatgatcattggaaacgggatgcacctttgctcaatttttagcttcactgcaaaggctgtgaatacttatgtacatgtgatttcttgagttttttgttttttaataaatttgcaaaaatctaaaaaaaaacaaaacccttttttcacattatcattatggggtattgtgtgtagaatttttttgaagaaaaaaaaaaaaaagattttcatccattttggaataaggctgtaacataacaaaatgtggaaaaagtgaagctctgtgaatacctgACACAATCCAGACAGACCAATAAAGCAAGTTTGTGgaccgctatataaatgcagtccatttaccatttgtctgCTAATGCAGCTGTTCAGCGAGTATTCAGACAAGTCAATTATGAACTACTGTAAGAACATCCATTGTTTAAGAACCATAACATAAAGTAAAGAAATTAACTGGAGATGTAAGATAATTTTAAATTTTCTTCCCTAAAACCTATAAAGtatggtgctttttaaaaattgtgaACAAGTGTGAGGAATTTGATGCATCTGATGTCTGTTGATCCATAGGTCGTGGGCCTGAGGAAGGGTCAGACTGGTCATTTGATGAAAACTGTCTATTCTGCTGTTTGAGACGAGACAAAGTAAAGGTAGGTCCTCTTTTGGGGATTGCTTTTGTTTACATTATTGTAACATCTCAGGATTTCAGTCAATTGTTGGATAAAATCTTCCCAATGGCAGCATAACTGCCAACCTTACATGCTATAAGGACAGGGCACAGAGTTCAAGTGGTGGTTGATGAGTAGTTGTTTTTACACGGTTCCCGCGGGGTCTAAAAAAGTCTTAAAAAGTCTTAAATTCAGAAACTAAAATTTTAGGCCTTTAAATGTCTTAAAAACACCCACATTTTCACCGCAGGTCtaaaatttaatttactcaaGTCTTAAAAAATTACATTCGCTCCGTCCATTCTGAGAAGTGTGTagaacagaaaaatgaaacaCTTTCCAAcgtgtcgtgacgtcagacgcgtcgcttcggaagcggcaagggggcggagattgcggccacgtcacactctggctgtttcacaacctgaaaaaagttcagcgattgctATCTTGAATttacgtcgcctgaaccacaaaaaagctttaaaaaacagcaatagaatgattctcccatcaccctgctgggagaagctttttttcagctacttttcggagggacgtcgaccgagggaggactgatgacttggtgggatatcgatcgaaccgcgacagcgggccaacccacacggagaagccggccttcaggcattattcctgggcagaccgaggcaggcagccggcgagatggagcagaccccctcagtccgaaatctcccactttttggatataggtgaagtcccagtttgcccaacggagtttacttctgcagctttatcgaggtgagaataatgtaaaaataaaacgtgacgtttactgaactgctgtaaaggtttaatgatcggctaacgttagcgtagccttttagcacagttgatctgagtgaatgctttaatttctaaatggttcagtcttttttatttttaccaaataaagctacagcttttttcagacaccacaaaagctcaactttaaataacttattttttcaggcgttttttcTGTCGTTTTTTCTCGTTTTTCCCTTTTTtctatataaactgtttagtgtttctttatatttaaaagaatatttttatttgtcccaatcaggaacatttgctgtgcagacaaccaaacttccattgatgagctgaacaccacgaagtccagtcgaaagaaaacttctctgcttttcagcaacaccaccagaggtcaaagctgcagaagagaccttcatctggtccagagaattcaGCAGAACattacctgcttctaaataaaaggctctttgaacagcaattatttcattatttttttaaaagctgtttcattttatattttaacaacaaatgaacggatcattaaaaatgtccacaaatcaaagtcaaaagacatttgcacaagtagaagctctccacttattgtgctcaaattcatattttagaaatgactgataacaacattaaaggcaattacatattttgacgaaattacaagtttaaatgactatatatatatatatatatatatatatatatatatataaattaaattcatcatgaggtttatgtcacagaaatcctactttacaatcacactgcagtcattgttaaattatttcctgttgcatttataataaacatttgtatttatttagtgtctttttctggttgaaatgagatataaataatctaccagactttaaaaaatgtacaagtttccatgttattttatttgtctaaaaataaatgtccaaggtcccttatgttaaacaagaaattatctaatctgaaataacaggtggttttagtttacagatgaaaggtttctaaagaaccatttattgatttattaagctattttaattacaagtgttctaaacttttaacagtaatcagaaattttgagataacaaaaaaacatttccaatgatttttcttcagaaaactgctctataaatgagcagtcctgtcacacgttaatgttttgtacagatcagtcatttccaccaatctattttgtagagatcagtgattTCTGAAGAGAACTGGCTCAAAGATGGCTCAGCTGCTTTCGAAGTCGAATGCTCTGCGAAGAGCACACAAAGACAAAGTCGCTGAAGTGAAAGCCCTTGAGGCTGAGATTAGCACAAAAGTAGAGGAGCTGAGATATATGGTTGTATAGCGCCTTttgaaaatttaacttttttccGGTTGGTCAATGTTGTTTATTGTATTGTATATGTTGTGTATTATCACTCAATCTTGTTTTCTGCTTTTGGTGTACTTTGACATGTTTGAAACCCATACAAAATTACATGGTTTTGAGACTCAAATGTGATTgtccttttttttggggggggggggtgtcttgagGTTGGTCTAAAAAGGTCTAAAATTTAACTTGGTGATTCCTGCAAGAACCCTGTTTTTAACAGGGtttctaatggcccagtcacatggcacttaacgaagggcaacgaagcccaaatgaaagaaatctggactttcgttgacttttgttggcatcgtttaaccttcccccagctttgttcctgcagctggcgcttcgtcaggacttttaaactgttgaaatatttgaacgaatgccactgCCATTTCGTTTTGCTgctgttcttgacatttttttaaatcgtttgcttagtttttgaaaTGTTAGCGGAATGATcactttactgctctgatattcagtcatctttacacttatatgttTTCCCTCTTTTGACAGCTTTCTGTTATAAACCAATATATATGGCTttgtaatgtaatacagtgatataGCAATCACCATGGCACAccagttttttaaatttattttaattggagcaagacgtagCGCTCAGCATGTCATCAGACAGTGAGTATTCTGATGATGagttgatccctcttttgttctggatgaggaaccagagcaggtggacccaccgacattcacacagatctccacagcttctgtttgcagtttctccaggactcaggcgctatgagctccgtcccagcgccgagtcctggaactcagagatgcaggcatacactgctccagcagtggcttcacgcacgttttgtttaaagcgtcgagatcagtgttagcttcagtttcattttgttcctctttcgtcccttttgcgctcttggttCGCAGGCTGTCTGGTGATGAAGCTCGTTcgcccaccttttctcaacgaattgtgactttttttcccttcgttcaggaatcatcgtatgcCGTGTGGCTGGGCCATAAGCAGAATTACGTTACTAACCAAAGTAAATAAAGTGTCAACTGATTAAAAATAAAGGTTTCCTGTATGTATCTGCAGACAGCTGTCAAAACCATTTTGTCATTTAACAGGAACACTTGCTTGCCTTCAGCAAGGAGGTGCTTGAAGATACAGCCAAACCTCTCCTGGTTAAAGATCAGACtgcaattaccagactagaaaaacAAACTGAGGATTTTCTTCATGCAGTCTTCTGCAGAAAAGGTAAGTCATCATGTATTAAATGTAACATACGGTTCAGGCGGTAGTGTTTACATTTATTATTGTTTCATAAAAAACATCTGTGTTTTCAGCAAGACTTTAATATGCTATGACTGTGCTACTATTGGTATGCAATATATTTGTTGTGATTATATAAATTTTAAGTATCATTATAAAATGAGCCTGCACGACCTACAGTGCCTAACTCTTCATTGGGCCTGGACATGATTTTCCACTTTTGTAACATCAAATGTAAATACAGAAAAATTAAAGGTTTTATATACAAGAATATTTTTCATACAGTGAGTATTCTGATGATGagttgatccctcttttgttctggatgaggaaccagagcaggtggacccaccGACATTCACACAgatctagggtttttaagagtagaatgggaggcagagccttcagctttcaggctcctcgcctgtggaaccagctcccaattcggatcagggagacagacaccctctctacttttaagattaggcttaaaactttcctttttgctaaagcttatagttagggctggatcaggtgaccctgaaccatcccttagttatgctgctatagacctagactgctggggggttcccataatgcaaagagtgtttctttctctttttgctctgtatgcaccactctgcatttaatcattagtgattgatctctgctctcttccacagcatgtctttttcctgattctctcccctcagccccaaccagtcccagcagaagactgcccctccctgagcctggttctgctggaggtttcttcctgttaaacaggagtttttccttcccactgtcgccaagtgcttgctcacagggggtcgttttgaccgttggggtttttctgtaattattgtatggcttttgccttacaatataaagcgccttggggcaactgtttgttgtgatttggcgctatataaataaaattgatttgatttgatacacaaATGGTGCACTTTAATATTACAAGTTGAAACAAGTACTACAATGTAAGCAGACTGTAAAAGAAATacctcagttttgttttattgaaagTGGTGAATACTTATGGTGTTTTACATTTATATGAATCTATACCATATTTTACTGATCTGTTTTTACccattatattaaaaaaatcattgtgATTGTATAATGAACTgtaatttatttgatttatttttatttgaaatcATAAAAAAATATAAGTCTAGGTATAATTTTTCCCCTCCTTTCAGATGTGCCAAATGTGTCAGACCCACACATTCCCATAGTGGCTCGAGAGATCCTTCAGAAAATGATCCGGCAGTTTGCCACAGAATATACCTCAAAAACCAGCTCCATTCAGGACAGCTGTCCAGATTCTAAGCCTCGTTCTGACCAAAGCCTGCTGCCACCATCCTCCTTCTCAGGGGCACCGCCTTCTACCAGCTCTGCTTCCTCCCCAGCTTCATCGGCACACAAGCAGAATCCGGTCCTCAGCAAGCTTCTCATGGCTGACCAGGATGCTCCTCTTGACCTCACTGTCAAGAAACCGCTGGCTGAGCCCTCTGAACAAggtttgtgaagtagttttgcctGTAGAATATTTTtgaatatccatccatttttcttGCTCATTGTAATTAAGATTTGGTGGGGTGGGTGTggtctggagccaatcccagtgtTTCATTGAATATTCTAAGAAATATATTTTTCTAATTAATCTGAGGTGATTCTATGCATTGTTGAAACATGTTTAACTTAAACAATATTAGCTGTATTTGGGCTCATGTTCTgcgagaaagaaaaacaaacctcTCACATTGAGCTTGCAGCCTAATCTATTATATAACCCCTAAATTGATCtttttcatttgattggtggcctGTGTGTGACATTTCATTGACGAGTTGCCCCATTGTATGGAAAAATAGTCCATTGTGTGATTTACGTAACTTTTTGTTCGCTCCATTGAAAGACTCCACTACCTTTTCATAAAAATGAGTCCATGATAAGAGGAAGCTGTCTATAGCATGTGGACTTTGCCTTGATGATGCAGTTGCAGCACTGATTAACAGTTCTATTTAGGTGTGATGGTCCCTCACTGTGACAGTAGTGCCCTGAAAATTATTGTGTGCCTCGCACTGCCATGGCTTTTGTGTTCCAAGTCCAGTGTCCAGCTAATTTCCTCTTATTTTGTTTATTGTACATTATGAACATCACATGACTAGTGCATAGCAGTCTTAAAGAGTGCTTGAAGCACCTTACCGGAGTTCAAAAGAAGCCGTATACGGACCATAGTGACAGACTAACTCACCGTTGTCGTATGTCGTTCACcacttatcacctcatttctgcttaaaactgcactgtagtaatcatctatctcagcgacagatgtcTGAAGgttttgcacaacaatcatttccacataaattcagcattatttcatcataagacagtgatgctttgaaatggccgACGCGCTTTGAACGCATCAGCTCGCAGATTGTGTAGCtccggcgctctgatcgcttcctccaagtatcgcctcgtttctacGTAAAAACTGATtttggaatgatttaagaggttttaccttgtcatctgatagtaaataatcccattaatccatttgatcgctttgggtgaaaagactctgtctcagacgaactgctgagctctgaaatgacctaTGCGCCGTGGAGGCAGGACAGACCAATTTTTAgcggcggaccgttcggtctgcgacaccagttttCCACTTTTAATCCACTTCTCCACCCACAACCCTTTGTTGTAGCTAGGCAACTGCTAACGTTAACTGCTAGTATTGACTGTCTAAGAGAGGCAGTGTATTTgactatacagtgcatctggaaagtattcacagtgcctcacttagtccaaaatggatgaaattaattttttcctaaatatgctacacacaatacctcatgatgacaatgtgaaaaagtttttttttaaggatttttgctaatttataaaaataaataaataaataaaaaaactaagacatcgcatgtgcataagtattcacagcctttgccatgaagttcaaaattgagctcaggtgcatcctgtttccactaatcatccttgagatgtttctacagtttaactggagcccagttggggtaaattcagttaatttgaCATGATatgaaaagacacacacctgtatacatataaggtcccacagttgacagtgcagatcagagcacaaaccaagcatgaagtcaaaggaattgtctgtagacctccgagacaggattgtctcgagacacaaatctggggaagggtacagaaacatttctgctgctttgaaggtcccaatgagcacagtggactccatcattcTTAAATGGgagaagttgggatccaccaggtctcttcctacagctggccgtCCGTCTAAATTGAGGGatcgtgggagaagggccttagtcagggaagtgaccaagaacccaatcgtcactctgttagagcttcagcattcctctgaagAGAAGagatccttccagaaggacaaccatcgctgcagcaatccaccaatcaggactgtatggtagtGACAGAAGccaatccttagtaaaaggcacatggagcccacctggaatttgccaaaaggcacctgaaggactctcagaccatgagaaacaaaattctctggtctgatgagacaaaggttgaactctttggtgtcagtgtcaggcgtcatgtttggaggaaaccaggcaccatccatacagtgaagcatggtggtggcagcatcatggtgtggggatgtttttcagtggcaggaactgggagactagtcaggattgagggaaagatgaatgcagcaattagagacatcctggatgaaaacctactccagagcacccttgacctcagactggggtgacggttgagaggtgctgcaaagaggaatgggcaaaactactcaaagataggtgcgccaagcttgtagcgtcatattcaggaagacttctggctgtaattgctgccaaaggagtatcaacaaagtattgagcaaagggtgtgaatacttatgtatatgtgatttcttagttttttattattaacaaatttgcaataataataataataataataataaaaattgacAGTATCAgcttgtgagtaaaattttgaggggaaaaagtgaatttactccattttggaataaagctgtaacataaaatatggaaaaagtgaagcggaaATATGAGTAGTGAGAAGTTTGAATGTCCCAAGCAAATGGTGAATGGCTGATTTGTGATTTTTGCTGCATTTGGGAATTGAAAAGTTTTTCAGATGTGCAACACATATTTTTGGCCATGAGTAAACACCATCTGTGCACTTGTGGCTCCACTGCTTAATAGTTCTCTTGATTTAATTAATTCCttaaggaagtttttttttttttttttaatcacttaaaTGAACAGTTTTCCCTAATATGCATGTTTGGGATAACAGGTCAGTTAGTACTCAACCATTGCAATGGCATTGATTAATTCTGAGTTTCACATGCATAATATTTCTTCTTTTATCAGATGGTGTCCTTGACCTTTCTGTCAAAAAGAATCGTTACAGCAGCAGCCTGTCTGTCTGTAGTCCCTGCATTTCTCCACCTGCGTCCATGCTCAAACGGTGAGATGAGGTTATTTCTATTTCTCTGCTGTCTTTAGTCCTTAAGCTGTGATCATTTTGATTTCTGTGATTACTTTTTTCCTTTCAAAGACCCTTAAAAGAGAAGCAAAAGTGATCAGTGTTGGGGTGTATGTTTTGTATGGCTGGTGTTATTGCATTGACACCTGGGACCACAAAGTAGACCTCACACAGCCAGctgggcaaaataattaatttgtggcATTACGCAGTGCCTTACACACAGTTCTAGCCTCATTCTAGTATACCCTGTAATGTGTAAGCAGCATGTCTATTGCTTAAATTTAAACTTATTTTGCTTATTACAAATTCAGGTATCTCCTGTTCACTTTTGGGTGTAAAACTGTTTTTGTCATCAGTTAATTTAATGCacagcattttgtttgtttgattatgAGAGATCTTGGTTACAAGATATAACATTTTGTTAATAAACATTACCTCAATATACACGTGAGGAATTGAACAGACCCGATGGTCATACAAAAACTTTCAGATTAATCTATATGACCAATAAAGTTGATAAACAGTTTGGCGATTGGCCACTGGAACATACAAATGACAAGAAAATGAATTGATGTCGTACGCTGTGTGTGCATGAAGTACAAAGTAGAATTAGCAAATTATCTGCAgaggtgtgtgtgtttacagttgTGGTTTTCATTTGTTCTGACTTCACAATACAAGCATTGGTATGCCAGTGCTTTGCTGTAACATGGGAAGTTTCCATATCATGCACACCTGCTGCCAACTTCTCTGTAGAAGTTAATCTCTACTGCTATGTCTAtgaaattcaattcagtttatttatatatcacCATATCACAACATAATTCACCCCAAGgggcttcacaagggtaaggtctaaccttaccaaccagcccgagcaagcacataggcaacagtggtaagaaaactccctcaggtgtattttgaggaagaaaactcaagcagcccagactcaGGGGGATTGCGTAGGCCATTCTTATGGTAACAGAGATCACATAAACAAAGCATGACAAAGAATTTTCAAGCAAAACCAGAACAGAACAAAAGTCATATTATAGTCCTTCAGCAGTTTTTGTCCAAAAATCTTCTTGGATGGTGACGATCTTTCGTATGCAAGATCAGTTAAACTGCATCCTCAGACAGGGGACTGCTGAAAAAGTGCTCCACTGCATCCATCCGAGAAAGAGTCCGACAATCACATCTCAAACGGAAAGTGAGAGCAGACTCAGTCAGCTGAAAATGACAACTCTGAACACTATTTCTCAGCAGTAAAATAACACTCAGGATACTAATGCAGTCACTGGCAGCTAGCCCCTATTAACCTAGATggtaatgaattaaaattcaagctttcaaagaaaacaaaaaatctaaatatttttattgaataccaTATTCACTACACTTATAAACAGccaaaacagctttttaaaaaaaaaaaaaaaaaataacctacATTCTTATCTCTCCTAACaaacctttaaaataaaaaaatacatgctctCCAAAAGCATTCTCAtgtcattatataaaataattaatttactacCTTAAATAAACACGAGTAAATTGAAATAATGTTTTCAAAAGGAATTACACACCCTCAGTTTGTattgcacttcccagccaccgaAGAATTTTGTGACTAGTACGGTATTGCTGAACTAGTTGCTAAATTTATTATTGAGTCAAAGCAATGAAACCATATTTTGAGAATAAATGATTCAGTCTGTTGTCATGAGCACAAGCGTGCAGATTATGTTCAATAAAGATGCCGTAGATGCTGCCCTAATGTAATCATAGCGGCATGTAATCCCAAACAGTCAGATACTACATTATTTGGATTCATTGAGCACCATTTATTAGTAGGATCTAAAAGTGTTATTGTTGGCAGCAGAAAAAGCTGGATGTGTTTCATGCTGTCATTGATGAACATCATGGTCGCTGTCTTCAGTTTGAAGAAAATTGCCGTATGTTAATATTAAACACAATTTCGGTCTGTGTATTAGGAGATGTAAAGGGAGATGCATAATGTGATGTCAAAATGTGTGTTGACTGATAACAAGTGTGTGACCGTGTAGTCTGGTAAAACCTCTGTTGGCTTACTCTTTTATTGCTGTGCTTGTTCAGTGGTAACGTCACAGTGTCAAAAACTATTTTCATCACAATAATTTTGTGTTGCCTTGTTATCGTGCCCTGCTCCACCTTTATACTTATGCTAGGTTGCCACATTGTAATGACGAAAATGCCACCTCCTTCAGGCAACAGCCGCAAGAATACAGCTTATGTAGATGTATTATGTCCTCTTGGTTTTTTGTGGGGTTTTGTTTTGTCCCtcctccccttttttctgttcatttatttGCTTGAATAGAATAATCAAACTTCAGACTTTTTGTTCCTAAAAGTCACACAATCAACCAACCATACAGACAGTCACCTGTTCTGATAGATGATGTTACCAAAGCAAGGTCATCTAATATAGGAGTGGCCAACATCCTCCCCTCCCCAACCCATCCTCCCTTAGAAAAGAGAGAAAATGTGCAAGCTCTGCTTACacccagtttccttccattcaaTCAGGCGATCCTTGAGAGCAGACGGACAGGTCGGGCTGTTTATGAAGAGCCTGCAGGATGGGAGGATGAAGGAGGATGTCAGCCACTCTACCCATTATAAGCCTTCGCCGTCTATTGCATATTCGCTGCACGTCAAAGAGGAAGTCAGTCTTGTCCAGGAGAGTGATCCAGAACCATCTCTCAGCTGCCACCTTAGCTCCGTACCCACAGACCTCAGAAATGGATCTGTCTCCTGCAGTTCTAAAAGTCATTTCGGGACTCAGTTCAAACTGAGAACCAATAGTGAGGCTACTGAGCACCTTAAAGACATACCTAGGTTGTTAGATGCTGCTGGACTTATCGCACTGTCCTCTAGTAAAAGAAACTGCTTTACTTGTTCATCTTCTGGCCTCAAGATTCCTCAGGTGCAAGTTCTATCCACAAGCACAGGCCAGTCAGTTGAGTTTTCAGGTTCACTTtgtgaaaatagtgcagtaaaaaAGCTTCACCATGGTCAACCTaagcaggtccagaaaaaaagtaGTGCTGTTTTTGATGGCTCAGGTGTTGAGAAGGAGTACTGGCCTTCTGACCCTGACTGCCAGGCCTCGGGGAAAAATTTTTCTACTTTGCATTCAGAAATGGAGCTAGGTAACAAGCCACCAAGGAAGAAACGAGGCCGTTATCGACAATACAACACTCAGTTGCTAGAAGAGGCAATTGTGGTGGTGATGGATGGGAAAATGAGTGTGTCTAAAGCCCAGTCGATCTATGGCATTCCACACAGCACCCTGGAGTACAAAGTTAAAGAACGATTAGGAACACTGAAACATCCCCCCAAAAAGAAGTTGAGAGTACTCCACCAAGTAGAGGAACAGTGTGGTTCCTGTTCCACTGAAAGCAACAGACTCCAAAACTCCCAACACAAAGTGTCTGAATAATGGCATGATACACTCACAGAGACTGGGGCCCAAATGCATGATAGAGGTGTCCAAATGTCTGACTTAAGAATACGATGGAGTACAGCACTGATATCGATGTTCTTTTAACCAGAGTCATGGTGTATTTGAGACAGTGGTGACTACTGATTTGTCTTTCCATCTGTTTCTAAATAATAGTGTGATATTTAAATTTCATTTATTGATGTTATTTATTCATCTTTGGTTCTTAAATtcttgtgtattttatttataaCTGTTAAACACTAAAACAGTGTCAGTGCACTAAGTGCTGTCTTCAGAAGGCACTACTGTTGTTTGCATTTTATGTAGGCTAGATGTTGGAAAACCATTTTTAGTTCTGTAAATGTATTCTTgacaactgaaagcaaatgttatCACACATGTACAAGTGGCGCCCCTTAGTGTCAAAACTAGTAAAGGCACTTGGCCATAATAAGTGAAGTGCAAATTCAGACTTTACTCTGTAAAATGTAAAATCTTTGTTCACAGTTCTCTTAATGCACTGCTGTGGTTGCAGTGACACTAGGAAACAAA encodes:
- the LOC117524028 gene encoding ligand-dependent corepressor-like is translated as MCKLCLHPVSFHSIRRSLRADGQVGLFMKSLQDGRMKEDVSHSTHYKPSPSIAYSLHVKEEVSLVQESDPEPSLSCHLSSVPTDLRNGSVSCSSKSHFGTQFKLRTNSEATEHLKDIPRLLDAAGLIALSSSKRNCFTCSSSGLKIPQVQVLSTSTGQSVEFSGSLCENSAVKKLHHGQPKQVQKKSSAVFDGSGVEKEYWPSDPDCQASGKNFSTLHSEMELGNKPPRKKRGRYRQYNTQLLEEAIVVVMDGKMSVSKAQSIYGIPHSTLEYKVKERLGTLKHPPKKKLRVLHQVEEQCGSCSTESNRLQNSQHKVSE